From Struthio camelus isolate bStrCam1 chromosome 7, bStrCam1.hap1, whole genome shotgun sequence, a single genomic window includes:
- the FHIP2A gene encoding FHF complex subunit HOOK interacting protein 2A isoform X2 encodes MFSKFTSILQHAVEALAPSLPLQEDFVYHWKAITHYYIETSDDKAPVTDTNIPSHLEQMLDILVQEENERESGETGPCMEYLLHHKILETLYTLGKADCPPGMKQQVLAFYTKLLGRIRQPLLPHINVHRPVQKLIRLCGEVLATPTENEEIQFLCIVCAKLKQDPYLVNFFLENKLKAMASKGSASVITEDMLKGQDSLTTDTGQPIQPEEIPASAGAEQMEKEDDLPQQADDLSFSLDELNVTSSSESSTVRPNQDYNLVNSLLNLTKSPDGRIAVKACEGLMLLVSLPEPAAAKCLTQSTCLCELLTDRLATLYKALPQSLDPLDIETVEAINWGLDSYSHKEDASAFPGKRALISFLSWFDYCDQLIKEAQKTAAVAMAKAVRDRFFVDVMEPQLMQTSEIGILTSTALLHRIVRQVTSDVLLQEMVYFILGEHREPETLTDINRHPLRHRLIEHCDHISDEISIMTLRMFEHLLQKPNEHILYNLVLRNLEERNYMEYKPFCQEDKDVVENGQIAGAVDLEEDPLFTDLSPDNTLSTQEWLSASPPVSPEHPKNDGKTEVHKIVNSFLCLVPDEAKSSYHVEGTGYDTYLRDAHRQFRDYCAICLRWEWPGSPRSLEKCNLEASFFEGHFLKVLFERMGRILDQPYDVNLQVTSVLSKLSLFPHPHIHEYLLDPYVNLASGCRSLFSVIVRVVGDLMVRIQRIPDFTPKLLLVRKRLLGLEPEGPIIDHMTLLEGVIVLEEFCKELAAIAFVKYHASSTP; translated from the exons ATGTTCTCCAAGTTCACCTCCATCCTGCAGCACGCCGTGGAGGCG cttgccccttcccttccattaCAAGAAGATTTTGTTTACCACTGGAAAGCAATCACCCATTACTACATAGAGACttcag ATGACAAAGCTCCTGTGACCGACACCAACATTCCTTCTCACTTGGAACAAATGTTGGATATTCTAGTTCAAGAAGAAAACGAGAGGGAATCAGGTGAAACAGGGCCATGTATGGAATATTTGCTACATCACAAGATTTTGGAGACGCTCTACACACTAGGGAAAGCTGAT tgtCCTCCAGGAATGAAACAGCAAGTTTTGGCTTTCTATACAAAACTTTTAGGAAGAATACGACAGCCTCTGCTTCCCCATATAAATGTGCATAGGCCAGTGCAG AAATTAATCAGGCTATGTGGTGAAGTTCTGGCAACACCAACAGAAAACGAAGAAATTCAGTTTCTCTGTATAGTATGTGCAAAGCTGAAACAGGATCCATACCTGGTCAACTTCTTCCTTGAG aataaGTTAAAAGCGATGGCTTCCAAAGGATCAGCAAGTGTAATCACAGAAGACATGCTAAAAGGCCAAGATTCTTTGACAACAGACACAGGACAGCCCATTCAACCCGAAGAAATACCTGCTTCTGCTGGAGCAGAGCAAATGGAGAAAGAAGATGACCTCCCTCAACAGGCGGACGATCTGTCTTTCAGTCTGGATGAACTAAATGTCACATCATCATCTGAGTCCTCAACCGTTCGTCCAAATCAAGACTATAATTTAGTGAATTCTCTGCTAAATCTCACTAAAAGTCCA GATGGCCGGATAGCAGTGAAGGCCTGTGAAGGCCTCATGCTCTTGGTGAGTTTGCCAGAGCCAGCAGCTGCCAAGTGCCTGACTCAAAGCACTTGTTTATGTGAGCTGTTGACAGACAGGCTGGCCACCCTCTACAAAGCCCTGCCTCAGTCACTGGATCCTTTAGACATTGAAACGGTGGAGGCAATTAACTGGGG TCTGGATTCCTACAGCCACAAAGAAGATGCATCTGCTTTTCCAGGGAAAAGAGCCCTAATCTCATTTCTTTCATGGTTTGACTACTGTGATCAACTCATCAAAGAAGCACAAAAG actgctgctgttGCTATGGCAAAAGCTGTGCGGGATCGATTTTTTGTTGATGTTATGGAACCCCAGCTGATGCAAAC CTCAGAGATTGGAATCCTCACATCAACGGCACTATTGCATCGCATTGTTCGTCAAGTGACTTCAGATGTCCTTCTGCAGGAAATGGTTTATTTTATACTTGGAGAACACAGAGAGCCAGAAACTTTGACAGACATCAACAGACATCCGTTGCGACATAGGTTAATCGAGCACTGTGATCATATTTCTGACGAG atcaGTATAATGACTTTAAGAATGTTTGAGCACCTTTTGCAAAAACCCAATGAGCATATTCTTTATAATTTGGTTCTGAgaaatttagaagaaagaaactaTATGGAATACAAGCCTTTCTGTCAGGAAGATAAAGATGTGGTAGAGAATGGACAGATTGCAGGAGcagt AGACCTAGAGGAAGATCCATTATTTACTGATCTGTCTCCAGATAACACGCTGTCAACTCAAGAGTGGCTCAGTGCTTCTCCACCTGTCAGTCCAGAACATCCGAAAAATGATGGGAAAACTGAAGTTCATAAAATTGTAAATAG TTTTCTCTGTCTTGTACCTGATGAAGCTAAGTCCTCATACCACGTGGAGGGTACAGGTTATGACACTTACCTCAGAGATGCCCACAGACAA TTCCGGGATTATTGTGCCATCTGCTTACGATGGGAGTGGCCTGGATCTCCCAGATCTTTGGAAAAGTGCAATTTAGAAGCATCGTTTTTTGAAGGACACTTCTTGAAGGTCCTGTTTGAAAGAATGGGCAGGATTCTtgatcag ccCTATGATGTAAATTTACAAGTTACGTCAGTGTTGTCCAAACTCTCCTTGTTTCCCCATCCTCACATACATGAATATCTTTTGGATCCTTATGTAAACCTAGCCTCTGGCTGTAGATCTCTCTTCTCTGTTATTGTCAGG GTTGTTGGGGACCTCATGGTTAGAATCCAGCGCATCCCAGATTTCACTCCCAAACTTCTGCTGGTCAGAAAACGCCTGCTGGGCTTGGAGCCTGAAGGGCCCAT CATTGACCACATGACGTTGCTAGAGGGCGTGATTGTGCTGGAAGAATTCTGCAAAGAGTTGGCAGCGATTGCGTTTGTGAAGTACCATGCCTCATCTACACCATAA
- the FHIP2A gene encoding FHF complex subunit HOOK interacting protein 2A isoform X1 — translation MLDILVQEENERESGETGPCMEYLLHHKILETLYTLGKADCPPGMKQQVLAFYTKLLGRIRQPLLPHINVHRPVQKLIRLCGEVLATPTENEEIQFLCIVCAKLKQDPYLVNFFLENKLKAMASKGSASVITEDMLKGQDSLTTDTGQPIQPEEIPASAGAEQMEKEDDLPQQADDLSFSLDELNVTSSSESSTVRPNQDYNLVNSLLNLTKSPDGRIAVKACEGLMLLVSLPEPAAAKCLTQSTCLCELLTDRLATLYKALPQSLDPLDIETVEAINWGLDSYSHKEDASAFPGKRALISFLSWFDYCDQLIKEAQKTAAVAMAKAVRDRFFVDVMEPQLMQTSEIGILTSTALLHRIVRQVTSDVLLQEMVYFILGEHREPETLTDINRHPLRHRLIEHCDHISDEISIMTLRMFEHLLQKPNEHILYNLVLRNLEERNYMEYKPFCQEDKDVVENGQIAGAVDLEEDPLFTDLSPDNTLSTQEWLSASPPVSPEHPKNDGKTEVHKIVNSFLCLVPDEAKSSYHVEGTGYDTYLRDAHRQFRDYCAICLRWEWPGSPRSLEKCNLEASFFEGHFLKVLFERMGRILDQPYDVNLQVTSVLSKLSLFPHPHIHEYLLDPYVNLASGCRSLFSVIVRVVGDLMVRIQRIPDFTPKLLLVRKRLLGLEPEGPIIDHMTLLEGVIVLEEFCKELAAIAFVKYHASSTP, via the exons ATGTTGGATATTCTAGTTCAAGAAGAAAACGAGAGGGAATCAGGTGAAACAGGGCCATGTATGGAATATTTGCTACATCACAAGATTTTGGAGACGCTCTACACACTAGGGAAAGCTGAT tgtCCTCCAGGAATGAAACAGCAAGTTTTGGCTTTCTATACAAAACTTTTAGGAAGAATACGACAGCCTCTGCTTCCCCATATAAATGTGCATAGGCCAGTGCAG AAATTAATCAGGCTATGTGGTGAAGTTCTGGCAACACCAACAGAAAACGAAGAAATTCAGTTTCTCTGTATAGTATGTGCAAAGCTGAAACAGGATCCATACCTGGTCAACTTCTTCCTTGAG aataaGTTAAAAGCGATGGCTTCCAAAGGATCAGCAAGTGTAATCACAGAAGACATGCTAAAAGGCCAAGATTCTTTGACAACAGACACAGGACAGCCCATTCAACCCGAAGAAATACCTGCTTCTGCTGGAGCAGAGCAAATGGAGAAAGAAGATGACCTCCCTCAACAGGCGGACGATCTGTCTTTCAGTCTGGATGAACTAAATGTCACATCATCATCTGAGTCCTCAACCGTTCGTCCAAATCAAGACTATAATTTAGTGAATTCTCTGCTAAATCTCACTAAAAGTCCA GATGGCCGGATAGCAGTGAAGGCCTGTGAAGGCCTCATGCTCTTGGTGAGTTTGCCAGAGCCAGCAGCTGCCAAGTGCCTGACTCAAAGCACTTGTTTATGTGAGCTGTTGACAGACAGGCTGGCCACCCTCTACAAAGCCCTGCCTCAGTCACTGGATCCTTTAGACATTGAAACGGTGGAGGCAATTAACTGGGG TCTGGATTCCTACAGCCACAAAGAAGATGCATCTGCTTTTCCAGGGAAAAGAGCCCTAATCTCATTTCTTTCATGGTTTGACTACTGTGATCAACTCATCAAAGAAGCACAAAAG actgctgctgttGCTATGGCAAAAGCTGTGCGGGATCGATTTTTTGTTGATGTTATGGAACCCCAGCTGATGCAAAC CTCAGAGATTGGAATCCTCACATCAACGGCACTATTGCATCGCATTGTTCGTCAAGTGACTTCAGATGTCCTTCTGCAGGAAATGGTTTATTTTATACTTGGAGAACACAGAGAGCCAGAAACTTTGACAGACATCAACAGACATCCGTTGCGACATAGGTTAATCGAGCACTGTGATCATATTTCTGACGAG atcaGTATAATGACTTTAAGAATGTTTGAGCACCTTTTGCAAAAACCCAATGAGCATATTCTTTATAATTTGGTTCTGAgaaatttagaagaaagaaactaTATGGAATACAAGCCTTTCTGTCAGGAAGATAAAGATGTGGTAGAGAATGGACAGATTGCAGGAGcagt AGACCTAGAGGAAGATCCATTATTTACTGATCTGTCTCCAGATAACACGCTGTCAACTCAAGAGTGGCTCAGTGCTTCTCCACCTGTCAGTCCAGAACATCCGAAAAATGATGGGAAAACTGAAGTTCATAAAATTGTAAATAG TTTTCTCTGTCTTGTACCTGATGAAGCTAAGTCCTCATACCACGTGGAGGGTACAGGTTATGACACTTACCTCAGAGATGCCCACAGACAA TTCCGGGATTATTGTGCCATCTGCTTACGATGGGAGTGGCCTGGATCTCCCAGATCTTTGGAAAAGTGCAATTTAGAAGCATCGTTTTTTGAAGGACACTTCTTGAAGGTCCTGTTTGAAAGAATGGGCAGGATTCTtgatcag ccCTATGATGTAAATTTACAAGTTACGTCAGTGTTGTCCAAACTCTCCTTGTTTCCCCATCCTCACATACATGAATATCTTTTGGATCCTTATGTAAACCTAGCCTCTGGCTGTAGATCTCTCTTCTCTGTTATTGTCAGG GTTGTTGGGGACCTCATGGTTAGAATCCAGCGCATCCCAGATTTCACTCCCAAACTTCTGCTGGTCAGAAAACGCCTGCTGGGCTTGGAGCCTGAAGGGCCCAT CATTGACCACATGACGTTGCTAGAGGGCGTGATTGTGCTGGAAGAATTCTGCAAAGAGTTGGCAGCGATTGCGTTTGTGAAGTACCATGCCTCATCTACACCATAA